GAGGCTATAGCGGACTATGTAGTTGCGATGGTCTCTGGAAGGGTTGTTGCTCAGGGGCCTCTGAAGAGTGTTGTAGAGGGGATCGGCTTCTCAAGGGTTGTGGAGGTCTATGGCGATGGTGTTAGGATAGATGGTGATAGGGTGGTGAGGATCAGAGGTATAACTGTTACCTATTACAGGGATGAGGCTGATGCTGAGAGGGCTCTAAGATCTATACTCAGATCTGGTTTAAGGGCTAGGGTTAGGTCTGTGGGTGTTGCTGATATATTGATACTCAATGGAGGGGATCTATATGGGGTTTATGAGGAGCCTTAGATCTATGGTATACCTGGCGATATTCAATGGATATATACCGATGAGGAACAACCCGCTCTGGGTTATATCATCCTTCCTATCCCCCTTCTCCTTCTTCTTCCTCATCCTAGTGATAGGGAGGTATGAGGCTATAAACTACGCCCTAATAGGAGGTGTTGTGCTCTCCATGGCATCCTCAACATTTGGTCTTCTCGGTGATATAATTTGGTATAGATCTAGTCTAAAGCTTCAGGAGATGTTCCTAGCAACCCCAACGCCTTACTGGTCATATATACTTGGGCTGGCATTATCAGCATATATCTGGGGCAGCCCCTCGATAGCAGGTTTCCTCCTACTCCTCTACCTCTACGGCCTCATAAGGGATGTTCTAGGGCTACTATATATATTGATACTAACAGCGTCTCTATGGATCACAGTATCCTTCATAGTATTTCTCCTATCAACCTATATAAAGACGGAGAGGCTTGTATGGCCATTAGCAAGTATATTGGGTCTTGGCCTCTCAGTATTCCCACCGGTATATTATCCAATAACTCTTCTCCCAGAGTGGGTTAGATGGATAGCTATCCTACCCCCCACCGCGTCTGCGAGTCTCCTGCTCCAGGTATACTCAGGTGTTCTAGATATTGAGAGCATATATATCTATACAGCTGTTGCGAATCTCTCTGCACAGATGGTTATATCTATTCTAGCCTTTTCTATGAGGATAAGATCAACATCTAGGTAGATCTAAACCCCTTTTAAGAATAGCTAGGGATGCGTGGATCCCGTGGCCGAAGATGTCTCCAAGATATAGGATCTCTCCAGAAGCCCTCCATCTCATGATAATCGCTAGGGTGAGGAGCTTGCCAGCCCCATGGGGCGATGGAGAACCGCTATAAGATTGATTGGCTGGGAGTAGAATTCCTACAACCCCTCCCTTACCAACGAGTCTGAGGGAGAGGTCTAGAAACACAGCTGAGAGATCCCCTTTCCAAGATGCTTTAGAGAGACCCGGTATTTTCTCGCTACATGTTCTGATAATGCTATTCCTAACATATCTCCTAACACGCATACCCCACGGGGTTTTCGGAAGCTCGTTGAGTTCCAGCCATGGGGGGTTTGTCACAACCACATCTGCCTTGATACTATCCCTGCCCAGATCCTCTTTGATCTTTTGATCTTCGTTAGAAAGCAGATTACTCCGATCGTTATAGCGATTCAGATCCGTTGAATGCATTGTAAGGGCATCTATGAAATCCCCGCGGAAGATCCTCGGCGGTTCTCTGGGATCCAGCCCGGTTAATGCTTTAAAAGCAACTAGCATCCTAGCCCTCGAGATGATGACAGCCATGGGGTTTATATCTAACCCCCATATGCTTTGAAAGGCCTTTATAGGGTCTTCACCTGTGAGCATTTTAGCCCTCAAAGCATGGGCGAGGAAGACACCAGATCCGCATGCCGGGTCAGCGATGATCCTGCCAGCTAGGCCTCCGCTATAGATGCTTGCCCTCTCAATAGCTATCCTGGCTACCCATGGGGGTGTGTAGTATTCTCCCATGTAGTATCTATTATCCCTGCCAACAAGCCTGCTATATAATTTGTCAAAGATGTTTCCAAAGGCTATATCGGCGGCGCTAGCCATCATAACCTCCTGGGCAAGATCCTTGCAGATCCTTGTGAAGAGATCATCACCCACTCCACCAGATCTCCACCATAATAATAGGGGATCTACTAGAACCCCATATCTCTCAAGCCCATAGCCATAGCACATAGCATCTATATCCTTATCCCCCGCTACATGCATACCCACAACAATGTTTACCAGGATCTGTAGGGCTGTATGTGCAGACGCGATTCTCAATAACTCTTCCCTAGATGATCTAGGATATAGCTGGTGTAGAAGCACTATATAAGTCTCAACCTCTTGGAACCCTCCACCCATGGCTTCGATGATCAAGTCTAGATATCTACTTATAACACCATAGATCCTTTCAACCCTCTTAGAACACTCTCTCACTAGTTCGCCCAATTTGATTTATTATGGCTATTTTTGTCTTTTTTATGTATAGCGCGTCATAAATGGATAGCCCGTTGTGTAGCGATATCTCTAGAGCCATCAGCGAACCAAAATCCATTTAAGATAGAGATAAGAGAACTATCTGTGATAAGCAGAGAATTCAGCGCAAACAAAGGTAATCGTAATATAAGATTAGCATCTACTGATAGTGTTAACCGCAAAATCTACAAGTTTCCGAAGAAAAACTGTTGCAACACACCAGCATCATGGCAATGAAATACGGCTTCAAAGTCTACCTAGCGAACCCGGCTAACACATCGAAGTTGGGAGCAGAGATAGGAAGAAAACTAGGGCTAGATAAACACACAGCATCAGCATATATAGTAGCACTCAAATATATAAGAGTAGCGGATAGCGTTTCCCCTCTCAGGTATTTGTGAAAGGGGCTAGCCTTCGGTGTAGGATCACCAGCTTCACCAACACCCCATGAGGCTCTGTCGAGGGGAACGCCATACCCCCTCCCATCTATTGTATGTTTTCCGCTGCCCCTCAACGCATCGCGAATCACTGGGGCAGCCCTCTGTCTCAACTAAGTAATTAGAGTGACTAGAGGTATCTAAATTTATCGCTAAGTCCGAAACAGCCTAAGAAAATCGCTTTATAACCAAAAGTATCGCCAAGAAGCTGTAACAACCAAGGAAATCTAAAAACCATTACTAAGCTAACAGTCCTGGACATAGCCAGGATCGATGATGAGGATCCATAGAGAACTGTGATCCACCTCCCTTAACAACACCCTTTCTAGCAACTATGTTTCTAACCTCTCCTCACGATCAACAAACCCGCCGAGATATGTCTCATAGTTATGCATTCTAGAAATGAACTATGTCCCTATCCTCCCTCTTGATCCTCTCCTCTGCTGCTACACATATACCCAGATATAAATAACTTAAAAGAGTAAGGAGAGCTATAGCTCTATCTCCTCAGCACCTTCAAGACCATAGCAAAAACCTCTCATTTAATGCTTCTTAGTGCTTCCTCTGCTGTTTTTATCTATGTGTATGCTAGTATGTAGTCTAGCTTCTTATGCCTTTGGCTGCGGTTTTTGGTTTTATGTTGGTTTATGTTTGTTGATAGCGTTCTTGGGTGGTGCTTATGATCTTTTCTGCTATAAATGGGTATTGAGGCTGACACTATGAACTCTATGAGCAATGCGAGGGGAGGAGGTCAGCCGATGAGGCTCTCCATGCCGCCTACGGGAGCTAGCCTCCCCTCGGGGACATGGAGAGCCAGATAGGGGGTAGGAGGGCGAGCGGTGACATATATCAACTGCGATGAAGACCTGACCCCTCTCATATTCATCCCTCCTCTTCCTAACTCTCACATAGACCTCATTCACCCTCTGATCAGCGAACTTTATAGCTGCATCTACAGCCTCGGATACCCTAGAGCCATTCCTAAGCTGGATCAGCAACACACAGGCATAACAATAAGAGGCGAAAGCCCTCCTGCTAAGATGCTCCCTGATCTTAGTTTCCAGTTGTTTCTATTAAGCATGCTAAGGCTAGACAAGGATATATTTATATACTGTTAAGGCGATTATCTCTTGATGGTTGATGGCTGAGCATATAGCTTCTATAGGTGTTGATGTTATAGCATCTATTCTTACAGAATATGCTAGGAGAATTGTTGATAAGGCTGTCAGGGGTGAGAAGCTGAGCGACTGGGAGGTAGGCTTCCTACTTATGGAGGCTACTAGAAGGACTTTGGAGGCTAGAATGTCCAGTCTTGAGGAGAGCTTAAAAGCGAGGATGGAGGCGTTGGAGAAGAGTCTCTCAGCTAGAATGGATTCCATTGAGAAGAAGATGGAATCTATTGAGAAGAGAATGGATATGCTTGAGAAAAACCTAACCATGAGGATCGAGCTTCTTGAGAAGAGGGTTGAAGCCCTTGAGAAAAGGGTTGAGGGTTTAGAGGCTGATATGAAGCAGCTAAGAACAAGCATGGATAGCCTGAGGGATCTGATAATAAACAGGCTTGTAGAGGCACTAGCTAGAAAGAGCTAGAGGATCATCTATGGGTTTTGATTCAACTCTTCTTCCCACCGTATAGCCTCTCCATATACTCCTTCATCATCTTTATAATATCAGTCTTTATCGATGACACCTCGTTATATACGAGCTCCACCCTTCTCTCGAGGGAGTCGAGTCTCTTATCAACACTCTTCTCAAGTGATTCAAGCCTCTTATCGACATAGTCCTTGAGATCGTTGATCCTCTTATCAACATATTCTTTAAGATCATCGAATCTCTTATCAATAGCCTCAAACCTCTTCTCGTTAGATCTCATGATGATGTCTAGATATAGTATAACTATCTCTTGATCAGATAGCTTCTTACCCTGGGCAACCTTCTTGGCAATTCTATTCACAGCCTCATCAAGAACCCTTGAAAGCATAGCCTCAGCAACAATACTCAACAATACTACCAAGATAGATTATCGAGGAGAATTAATATATATAGCTCTTCCAACCTGTGGGTGGCTTGCCTTGAGGATCATGGTTATCTGCGATCTACACTATGATAGGAGGGTCTTTAGGGGTTTTGATGAGGGTAGGGCTTGGGAGTGGCTCTTATCTATTGTTGATTATCATAGTCCTGAATATCTCCTCTCATGCGGTGACTGGGGTACTGCTGTTAATGTTGGTGAGTTCTACATGCTGTTGAGAAAAGTGATTGTCCTAACTATCTATGGTAATCACGAGAATATGGAGGTTCTCTCAAAGCTATATAATATTAGATCCGATGAATATCTACCAGTGCTTATGGATGATGGCAGGATATATGATATAGGAGGTCTCCGTGTCACAGGCATAAACGGGATCATATCAACTGGTCGCAGGCAGAGAAAAGGGGTTCCTAGGAGGAAACCCGAGGAGTTCCTGGAAATAGCTAGGAGGCTTGCAGGTGATATAGTAGATATCCTTTTAATCCACGAGACGCCTTATCTG
This is a stretch of genomic DNA from Sulfolobales archaeon. It encodes these proteins:
- a CDS encoding ABC transporter permease, producing the protein MGFMRSLRSMVYLAIFNGYIPMRNNPLWVISSFLSPFSFFFLILVIGRYEAINYALIGGVVLSMASSTFGLLGDIIWYRSSLKLQEMFLATPTPYWSYILGLALSAYIWGSPSIAGFLLLLYLYGLIRDVLGLLYILILTASLWITVSFIVFLLSTYIKTERLVWPLASILGLGLSVFPPVYYPITLLPEWVRWIAILPPTASASLLLQVYSGVLDIESIYIYTAVANLSAQMVISILAFSMRIRSTSR
- a CDS encoding N-6 DNA methylase, which encodes MRECSKRVERIYGVISRYLDLIIEAMGGGFQEVETYIVLLHQLYPRSSREELLRIASAHTALQILVNIVVGMHVAGDKDIDAMCYGYGLERYGVLVDPLLLWWRSGGVGDDLFTRICKDLAQEVMMASAADIAFGNIFDKLYSRLVGRDNRYYMGEYYTPPWVARIAIERASIYSGGLAGRIIADPACGSGVFLAHALRAKMLTGEDPIKAFQSIWGLDINPMAVIISRARMLVAFKALTGLDPREPPRIFRGDFIDALTMHSTDLNRYNDRSNLLSNEDQKIKEDLGRDSIKADVVVTNPPWLELNELPKTPWGMRVRRYVRNSIIRTCSEKIPGLSKASWKGDLSAVFLDLSLRLVGKGGVVGILLPANQSYSGSPSPHGAGKLLTLAIIMRWRASGEILYLGDIFGHGIHASLAILKRGLDLPRC